GCTGATGGGCAGGTTGGGCGGGGTTGATCAGCGGGCCGAGAATGTTGAACACCGACCGCTGCCCCTTAGCGGCGAGCGCTTGGCGCACCGGCATGATTTCCTTGAAGGCCGGATGGAAAGCCGGAGCGAACATGAAACAGAAACCGAGCTCCTCCATGGATCGAGCCAAGGTCGCGTCGTCGGCCATCAGATCAACTCCGAGAGCCTCCAAGAGATTGGCGCTGCCGCATTTGGAAGTGATGGAGCGATTGCCATGCTTGAAAACCGGCACCCCCGCCGCCGCGAGGGCGAACACCACCGTGGTGCTAATGTTGAAGCTGCCGATCTTATCGCCCCCGGTGCCGCACACGTCGATGGCGGAGTCGCGCCATTTTTCCAGCCCTGGGTTGCGGGCCAAGGACCGGAAGCGCTGGGCGATTCCGGACACCTCCGACGCGACCTCCCCCTTCTGGGCGAGACGCGTCAAGAATGCCTCCTTCTCGGCTGCCGGCACCTCGGCCGACGCCAGCAAGTCGGCCGCCGCTCCCGCCTGCTCCAGAGATAGGTGGGATCCTTCAGCGACTTGCGCGGTTAGCTCGTTCAATTCCATAGGCGAAAGTCCTAGGTTGCTTGACCTTGCAAAACAATGCTAAACAGACGCTTATCCCCATGAGCTCCGCGCAGCCCCCGTCTGGCCCTTGCCTCGCCCGGGCCACGGAGGTTATTTTGAAACAATAACTTGACGGGCTATGACCCAAGAGTTATCAAGCGCAGCTTTTCATTTCAACAAGCACAGTATCTGAACAGGGAATTTACGCAAAATGGCTAACCCAAAACGCAAGCAATCCAAGCGCCGCAGTCGCCTCCGCAGAGGAGCAAATCGTTTCGAAGCTCCCGAGCTCGCGAAGGACCCGATCGACGGTTCCGCATTTCGCCCGCACCGCGTGAATCCGAACAACGGAATGTACCGCGGTCGCCAAGTTCTCGACGCCTCCATCTAAGGAAGCGTTTCTACAATACAGCGACAAGCTGACGATATAGCGAGTATGCTCGATCAGGCTAGCTCCGGCATCGCCGTTGACGCAATGGGCTCAGACAAGGGTCCGGCCGAAATGGTAGCCGCCGTGAAAATGGCGGTGGAAACGCTGGCGAACCTAAGGCCGATCATCCTCGTTGGCGACGAAGCAATCTTGAAGCCCTTGCTCGAAGAAGCGGGGCTTTCTTCGCATCCAAAGGTCTCGACCTTCCACGCGTCGGAGGTGATCGCGATGGACGACAAGCCGCTCATCGCCCTCAAGCGCAAGAAGGACGCCAGCATGGTGCGGGCGATCGAGCTGGTCAAAGACGGCCACGCCGGCTGCGTGGTGAGCTGTGGAAACACCGGCAGTCTGATGGCCGGAGGCACCTTGAAGCTCCGCACCCTCGACGGCGTCGACCGCCCGGCTCTCGCTTCGGTCATGCCGCGCAAGACGGGACACTTCGTGCTCATCGACGCCGGAGCCAATCCGCTGGCCAAGGCTGAGCATCTCGTGCACAACGCCATCCTCGGCAGCAACTACTGCAAGCACGTGCTCGGCGTGGAGCGCCCCAAGGTGGGGCTCATGACCATCGGGACCGAGGAAGGGAAAGGCACCGACCTGACAAACCAGGCTCACGCGCTGCTCAAGAAGATTCCCGATCTCATCGACTACCATGGCCCTATCGAGGGATTCCAAACCTTCGAGGAGGGCGTCGACGTGGTGGTTTGCGACGGATTCACCGGGAACATTCTGCTGAAGGCATCCGAGTCGCTTTTCATGCTACTGAAGGACTTCGTGAGCGAAGAGCTCAAGAAAAACGCGGTGCGAAAGCTCGGCTATCTGCTTTCCAAAGGAGCGTTTGACGCCATCAAGAATCAGCTGAAGCCGGAGCGCTACGGCGGTGCGCCGCTTCTCGGCCTGAAGGGCAACGTACTCAAGGCTCACGGCTCCAGCAACCGCGAAGCCGTCATGAACGCCATCCGCATCGCCAACGAGATCATCAGCAACGATCTCAAAGGCCACATCCTTTCGGATATCGAAACTGCGAATAGCCTTATCTAACAGGCGTAGTTTCAAGTATTTGCAATTTGCGAATTGCCTGCGTCCGCTCCCATCCTCATTCACACAAACGCATGAGTACCGCGACAAGACCCGTAAAAATAAGAGGAACCGGTTCCTTCACACCATCCAAGGTACTCACCAACGAAGATCTCTCCAAAATCGTCGATACCTCGGACGAATGGATCTACACGCGAACCGGCATCAAGGAGCGCCGCATCGCTAGCGAGGAAGAGACGACTTCCACCATGGGAGCGGAAGCGGCCAAAAAGGCCATCGCCGCTGCCGGCCTGACCGTCGACGACATCGACATGATCATCGTGGGCACCATGAGCCCTGACATGCCGTTCCCCTCCACCGCATGCTTGGTGCAGACCCAGCTCGGCGCCCGGAAAGCCGTGTGCATGGACCTGCAAGCGGCCTGCTCCGGGTTTCTCTACATCATGGAGGCGGCCACCGGCTTTCTCTGCACCGGTCGCTATCGAAACGTTCTGGTGATCGGTTCGGAAAAACTCTCCAGCATCCTGGATTGGCAGGATCGGACCACCTGCGTGCTCTTCGGAGACGGCGCCGGGGCGGCAGTGCTTTCCCTAGCCGAAGAAGGCGAAAGCGGCGGCATCATCGATTTTTCGCTCGGGGCCGACGGATCCAACGCCGAACTGCTGTACATGCCGGGCGGGGGCTGCGCCATACCGGCTTCGGAAAGCTCCATCCAGCAACGCCATCATTTCCTAAAG
The DNA window shown above is from Pelagicoccus sp. SDUM812003 and carries:
- the trpD gene encoding anthranilate phosphoribosyltransferase, producing the protein MELNELTAQVAEGSHLSLEQAGAAADLLASAEVPAAEKEAFLTRLAQKGEVASEVSGIAQRFRSLARNPGLEKWRDSAIDVCGTGGDKIGSFNISTTVVFALAAAGVPVFKHGNRSITSKCGSANLLEALGVDLMADDATLARSMEELGFCFMFAPAFHPAFKEIMPVRQALAAKGQRSVFNILGPLINPAQPAHQLLGVFSPSVVEMLAATLGQLGLKSGLVAHCVLDDGRGLDELSVVGVNRVKGFGLLSEMSADWDAASLGLDPAPLDDLIGGEIEENLRILDALLDGKAPKGLEDTVALNVASAFYAIGRYPSIPAGVPEARDLIVGGGVRKKLQQTKEFYAS
- the rpmF gene encoding 50S ribosomal protein L32: MANPKRKQSKRRSRLRRGANRFEAPELAKDPIDGSAFRPHRVNPNNGMYRGRQVLDASI
- the plsX gene encoding phosphate acyltransferase PlsX; its protein translation is MLDQASSGIAVDAMGSDKGPAEMVAAVKMAVETLANLRPIILVGDEAILKPLLEEAGLSSHPKVSTFHASEVIAMDDKPLIALKRKKDASMVRAIELVKDGHAGCVVSCGNTGSLMAGGTLKLRTLDGVDRPALASVMPRKTGHFVLIDAGANPLAKAEHLVHNAILGSNYCKHVLGVERPKVGLMTIGTEEGKGTDLTNQAHALLKKIPDLIDYHGPIEGFQTFEEGVDVVVCDGFTGNILLKASESLFMLLKDFVSEELKKNAVRKLGYLLSKGAFDAIKNQLKPERYGGAPLLGLKGNVLKAHGSSNREAVMNAIRIANEIISNDLKGHILSDIETANSLI
- a CDS encoding beta-ketoacyl-ACP synthase III encodes the protein MSTATRPVKIRGTGSFTPSKVLTNEDLSKIVDTSDEWIYTRTGIKERRIASEEETTSTMGAEAAKKAIAAAGLTVDDIDMIIVGTMSPDMPFPSTACLVQTQLGARKAVCMDLQAACSGFLYIMEAATGFLCTGRYRNVLVIGSEKLSSILDWQDRTTCVLFGDGAGAAVLSLAEEGESGGIIDFSLGADGSNAELLYMPGGGCAIPASESSIQQRHHFLKMRGREVYKHAVRVMSQAAIEIVEQNGLRADQLSCVIPHQANMRIIEALSTRLSIPIERFYLNLDKYGNTSAASIPIALDEAVRAGKVKQGDKILLVAFGAGLTWGAALVEW